The Vibrio marisflavi CECT 7928 region GCGGACCAATCGATTATGAGTCGACTGCTCTAACCACTGAGCTAAGGGGCCAATCTAGGTGGATGATTATAGGGGATGGGGTGGGGAGTGTCTAGATGTTAGTAGCGATATTTCGCTTAGTTTTTACCCACTTAAACCGTTCAGATAAAAATAAAGCGAGCCAAGGTTCGCTTTATCATAATCATGCTTAAAAACTATTCATCCAAGAAGCTGCGCAGTGTTTCTGAGCGGCTTGGATGGCGTAGTTTTCTCAGTGCTTTTGCTTCGATCTGACGAATACGTTCACGAGTTACGTCGAACTGCTTACCTACTTCTTCTAGAGTATGGTCAGTGTTCATATCGATACCGAAACGCATACGCAGTACTTTCGCTTCACGAGGCGTTAGACCCGCTAGAACGTCTTTTGTTGCCACTTTCAAGCTACCAGAAGTAGCTGAATCTAGTGGTAGTTCTAGAGTGGTATCCTCAATGAAATCACCTAGATGCGAATCTTCGTCGTCACCGATTGGTGTCTCCATTGAGATTGGCTCTTTAGCGATCTTCAGCACTTTGCGGATTTTGTCTTCTGGCATTTGCATGCGTTCTGCCAATTCTTCCGGTAGCGGCTCACGACCCATCTCTTGTAGCATTTGACGAGAGATACGGTTTAGCTTGTTGATCGTTTCGATCATGTGTACCGGAATACGGATAGTACGCGCTTGGTCTGCAATCGAGCGAGTGATAGCCTGACGGATCCACCATGTTGCATAAGTAGAGAACTTATAACCACGACGGTATTCGAACTTATCTACTGCTTTCATCAAGCCGATGTTACCTTCCTGGATAAGATCCAAGAATTGTAGGCCACGGTTGGTGTATTTCTTCGCGATAGAGATAACCAGACGTAAGTTCGCTTCAACCATCTCTTTCTTAGCTCGGCGAGCTTTTGCTTCACCAATAGACATACGACGGCTGATGTCTTTAATGCTTTGTACAGTTAAAGAAGTCTCTTCTTCGATTGCTTTTAGTTTTTGAACCGAGCGACGGATCTCATCTTCAAAGCCTTTTAGTTTTTCAACATAAGGTTTGTCAGAAGCAAGTACTTCATCTAACCATGCTTCGTCAGACTCGTTGCCTGTGAAGATAGCAATAAAAGATTTTTTCGGCATTTTGCTGTATTCAACAGCTTGGCGCATGATCAAACGTTCTTGAGTACGTACACGATCCATAGAGGTGCGTAGCTCGTTTACTAGGTGATCAAATTGCTTAGGCGTCAAACGGAATTCAGCGAAGACTTCTTGAACTAGCTCTTGCGCTTGTGATGCGTGGCCACTTTCTGTGCCATGCTCATTAACAGCAAGTTGGTAGTCTTGGAAAGTGTTGCGAAGTGCAGTGAACTTCTCCAAAGCTAGCTCTGGATCGATACCTGTATCTTCTTCTTCCTCTTCACTGTCGTCGCTTTCTTCTCCGTCGACATCTTCTTCATCTTCGTCTTCGAGCTCTTGCTCTGAAAGTTCAGAACCGATGTGAGTTGCTGTCGGAGCAGTTGTCTCATCATCGTTAGGATCGACAAACCCAGTGATAAGGTCTGTTAGACGCAATTCTTCAGCTTGAACTTTATCAAATTGCTCAAGAATGTAAGGAATAGTTCCTGGGTATTCAGCAACAGAATTTTGTACTTGGTTGATGCCATCTTCAATGCGCTTAGCAATGTCGATTTCGCCTTCACGAGTTAGTAGCTCAACAGTACCCATTTCACGCATATACATGCGAACAGGGTCAGTTGTACGGCCAATCTCGTTTTCTACACTTGAAAGTGCAGCAGCGGCGGCTTCAGCAGCGTCTTCATCAGTGATGGTATTGTCATCGTTCAGAGCAAGATCATCGGCATCAGGAGCAGTTTCCACTACTTTGATACCCATGTCGTTTATCATCTGAATAATGTCTTCAACCTGTTCAGAGTCGACGATCTCTGCTGGTAGGTGGTCGTTAACTTCGGCGTAGGTCAGATAGCCCTGTTCCTTGCCTTTTATAACAAGTAGTTTGAGCTGTGACTGCGGATTTTGATCCATAGACGGTATCCAACTTCGTATCTGGTGAAGGAATTAGTATGCGAAATGCAAACCACGTATACTAACAAATTTTTTCATTGCTGACTAATCAAACAGGGTTACGCTTTTAAATCAAGCATTAAAGCTTGTAGCTCCCTCTTTTCTTCGGTTGATAAACCGACACTTCTTGCTTTGGCCTGCAGGTTCTCAATTTGTTTCTCAACACATTGGGCAAGTATATTGTCCAATGAGTCCAAAAAAATATCTTCTTGGTTGTCTTCGTTAAGTGGGATATTCCAACTTGCGAGACGAGACAGAAGGGTCTCATTTTCTTTATTTCGCCACTGTTCTAGCAGTTGGCCCGTTTTTATATGGGGATGGCTGTTGCAATATTCAAGCACCTCCATAAATAAACTTAATCCCGGTAAGGCTAACTCTTTAATACTTGAGAGGTCGGGTACCATTTCAGCATAGCTCGGATTTTGAATTAGCAAAGCAATTACTTCACGCATCGGAGTGCGCTTTATCTCTTTTCTAGGATTATGAGTTACTTGCCTTGCTGGCTTTTTTTTCTGCCTAAGCTGATTATCAAATCCGGTACGTTCATCGAGTATTTTTTCTAGCAGCTCTTGGAAGTACGGGTCAGGGATTTTATTAATTAGGTTAGAGGCTTGAGCTCGCAGCGCTGATTTACCTTCATTATTACCTAAATTAATTTGGTGAAGCTCAATCAAGTTATCGAATAAGTAACTTGAAAGAGGTGTTGCTTCTGCCACTTTTGTCTCAAATGCTTCGCGGCCGTGCTGACGAATATAGCTATCTGGGTCTTCACCATCTGGCAAAAATAGAAATTTTAGAGTGTGTCCGCTTTTTAGGTACGTTAGGGCATTTTCTAATGCACGCCAAGCCGCTTCTTTACCTGCTCTGTCGCCGTCATAACAACACACAACCGTATTGGTTTGCCTAAACAGTACTTGAAGATGATCGCCAGTTGTAGAGGTGCCAAGTGATGCAACGGAATAATCCACTCCGTACTGCGCGAGCGCGACCACGTCCATATAGCCTTCAACCACTAATATTTGTTCTGGTTCACGGTGAGCCTGAAGCACTTCGTATAAGCCGTAGAGCTCTTTGCCTTTATGGAAGATAGGTGTTTCTGGTGAGTTTAAGTATTTTGGGGTGCCATCGCCAAGAGTACGGCCACCAAAACCGATGACTCGTCCACGCCTGTCTCGGATCGGGAACATAACTCGGCCACGGAAACGGTCGTAGCGGTTGCCTTTGTCGTTCTCAATCAACATACCGCCAGAGACTAACATGTCTTGAGTCTCTTGAGTTTGACCAAAGTTCTTGCGAATTAAATCCCACTCATCAGAGATATAACCAATACCAAACTTCTGTACGATTTCACCAGATAGGCCACGTTGCTTTAAATAATCGATGGCAGAGCGATTTTGCGATTGCTTAAGTTGCTGGCGATAAAATTGACCAATGCTGGCCATGAGATCGTAGAGGTTTCTTTTTTGCTCACTGTTAGCACGAGGCTGATTAGATTGAGGTGCGTTTGGATTACGTTGTTCTCTTGGGACTTCTGCACCGACCAAGGAAGCAAGCTCTTCGATGGTTTCTACAAAATCGAGGCGTTCATACTCCATCAAGAAGTCAATGGCATTACCGTGTACACCACAGCCAAAGCAGTGATAGAACTGTTTCTCTTGGCTTACGCTAAATGAAGGGGTTTTCTCGTTATGGAAGGGGCAGCAAGCGCCGTAATTTTTTCCTTGTTTTTTAAGTTTTACTCGCGCGTCGATCACGTCAACGATATCAAGACGAGCTAGGAGATCATCAATAAATTGTCTTGGGATGTGTCCTGCCATAAAACCTAATAAATAAGGAAACTATTGATAGGGAAGCCTTCTTTAAACCACTAAAGGCCAAAGACAAACAAACCGCGCGTCCCAAAGGATAGCACGGTTTGCTGAAAATTTACTTGAGCTTAAGAGAGTTTAGAGCGAACTAAACCACTTACTTTGCCCATGTCTGCTCGCCCTTGAATCTTTGGCTTAAGCACACCCATCACTTTACCCATGTCTTGCATACCGGCCGCACCAGATTCAGTAATAGCACTTTCAACAAGAGCTGCAACTTCATCTTCGCTAAGCGCTTGAGGCATAAATTCCTCAAGTACGGTAATTTCTGCTTTTTCGACATCGGCTAGATCTTGGCGACCTGCTGATTCATATTGAGCGACAGAATCGCGACGTTGTTTAACCATTTTGGTCAGCACAGAGATGATGTCTTCGTCACCTAGGGTGATTTGTTCGTCGACTTCACGTTGCTTAATTGCTGATAGGGCTAAACGGATAGTGCCAAGGCGCGGTTTGTCCTTGGCTTTCATCGCTGATTTTTGCTCTTCTTTGAGTTGTTCAATAAGAGCCATAGCTAAATTCCCTTTAGAACCTAGCTATTAGTACAGACGTACACGACGTGCGTTTTCGCGAGCTAGCTTCTTAGCGTGACGCTTTTGAGCTGCTGCTTTAGCGCGTTTACGAACTGTTGTTGGTTTTTCATAGTGCTCGCGACGACGTACTTCAGATAGGATACCTGCTTTTTCGCAAGAGCGCTTGAAACGACGTAGTGCAACGTCGAACGGTTCGTTTTCACGTACTTTAACTACTGGCATATGCCTTTCACCTCAGGGGTTATTCGTTAATGCTGGCATCTTTTGACTCAACTCAAAGGATTTTTCGCTTTGATTGGTCGTTAACCAGCTAGATCAAAAATGGTGCGGAATTTTAATCCGATCCGAGTGGCTTTGTAAAGCCTTTTGTCGATTATAGTCTGTACAAAATTTGTTTGCTGATGAAAGGCAAGGTAAGATTGCGCCAATTTTGAAATTTAGACACAGCATTCTGAGATAACTATGCGCATTATTGGCATTGAAACTTCCTGTGATGAGACAGGTATTGCAATTTACGATGATGAGAAAGGACTGCTTTCTCATCAGTTATATAGCCAAGTGGATCTGCACGTCGACTATGGCGGTGTTGTTCCTGAACTTGCTTCTCGCGATCATGTGAAAAAAACGATACCACTAATAAAAGCAGCATTAGCAGATGCAAACCTAACATCGAAAGACATTGATGGTGTGGCTTACACTGCTGGCCCGGGCTTAGTTGGGGCGCTGATGGTAGGAGCGTCAATTGGTCGTAGCTTAGCGTATGCTTGGGATATACCGGCAGTGCCAGTACACCACATGGAAGGGCATTTGCTTGCGCCAATGTTGGAAGATACGCCACCACCATTCCCGTTTATCGCTTTGTTAGTCTCTGGTGGTCACACGATGCTAGTGGAAGTGAAGGGGATCGGTGAATATGCCATTCTTGGTGAATCCATTGATGATGCGGCGGGTGAAGCATTTGATAAAACAGCTAAACTAATGGGGTTGGATTATCCAGGAGGCCCAATTTTGTCTCGATTGGCAGAGAAAGGTAATCCGGGAAGGTTCAAATTCCCTCGCCCTATGACCGACCGTCCGGGGCTTGATATGAGCTTCTCTGGTTTAAAAACATTTACCGCAAATACAATTGCAGCCAATGACAATGATGAGCAGACTCGTGCTGATATTGCTTATGCTTTCCAAGAAGCAGTGTGCGATACGTTGGTTATCAAATGTAAGCGTGCTTTAAAGCAAACAGGCATGAAACGCATTGTTATTGCGGGCGGAGTGAGTGCTAACAAACAGTTACGTAAATCCTTGGAAGAATTGGCGAATAAGATTGGTGGAGAAGTCTATTATCCACGTACCGAGTTTTGTACCGACAATGGTGCGATGATCGCTTATGCAGGAATGCAAAGGTTGAAGAATGATGAAGTGGCAGACTTATCTATCCAAGTTCGACCGCGCTGGCCTATTGATGAGTTAGAGCCTATCAAAGGCTAGTTGTAATCAATATTAAAGAAAACGGTCGCTATTTATTAGCGGCCGTTTTTTCTTTGTCGCCGATTTTAGGCTCTGTGCCTTCGAACAAACGACGAATATTTTGATGGTGACGTAGCACGATCAGGCAGCACAGCATTGCAACGGGCAGAGTGAACTGAGGTTTGATCATCCAAGTATAAAGTGGTGTAAGCAATACGGTGATGATGGCAGCAAGCGAAGAATAACGAAAGATCACCACAATCGTCAGCCAAGTGGCGACAATGAGTCCGGTTAAGCCAAGTCCGATAGGTGCTACCGATCCCAAAGCAGTTGCGACGCCTTTACCACCTTTAAAGTGGAAAAAAATCGGATACATATGCCCAAGACATGCGGCAATTGCGATCACGCCAAGCATGACGGAATCTACGCCTAAGTAGTAACTTCCCCAGACTGGAATGGTGCCTTTTAACATGTCGCAAAGCAAAACGGCTATCGCTGCTTTTTTTCCGCCTATTCTGAGTACGTTAGTGGCTCCGGGATTATTGGAGCCGGAGTCTCTTGGATCGGGGAGTTTTAACAGGCGACAAATTAACACTGCACTCGAGATCGAGCCTAGCAGATAAGCAAAAATGATTATCGCAAGTGTTAATGGGGTCATGGTCTTTCTTATTACTTGAAAATAATGCTCTGTGTCCAACTAGTTGGTATGATATCGCGAATCTCCAAATTTAGTACGATTTTTTTCTCAAACTTCGGCTATGTGCTGTATAGGATGCGATTTACCATGGATAAAGTTTTTATCGAGCAGTTAGAAGCAATCACAACCATTGGCGTTTACGATTGGGAACAGGAAATAAAACAGAAGTTAGTGCTAGATATTGAAATGGCGCATGATAATCGCCCTGCAGGGTTGAGCGATGATGTGCAAGATGCACTGGATTATGCCAAAGTGAGTGAAGCAATTTTGACTCATATTGAGTCTGGCCGTTTCTTATTGGTAGAGCGAGTAGCGGAAGAAATTGCCGAGTTAATCATGTCGACGTTTTCAGTGCCATGGATAAAAATTCGCCTGACGAAACCCGGTGCGGTTCCTCAAGCAAAGGGTGTTGGCGTGGTGATTGAGCGAGGCAGCTTATGATTGTAGCCTATATCGGGGTAGGCTCAAATATAGACCCTTGTAAGCACTCTGAAGTGGCGGTAAGCGAATTGTCGAAGCTTGGATGCGATTTAAAAGTTTCGACTATTTATGAGTGTGATGCGCTAGGGTTTGACGGCCAGCCCTTTTACAACTTTGTTGTAGAGTTACAAACCAACTTAACCTTAACTGAATTCAGTCGTCGATTACGTGAAATAGAATTCGATTGGGGACGAAAAGAAAATAGCGACAAATATCAAGATCGTACACTCGACTTGGATTTGATTTTGTTTGGTGAAGAAATTTCAGAGCAGAACCCTCAGATCCCTAGAGTGGATATATATAAATATCCATTCGTTATCCAACCGTTATATGAACTTTGCCCAGATAGAGTCATACCATCTGATAGCAAAAGTATTCGTCAAGTCTGGCAAGATTCACAGCAGCTAGATTCTCTCAAACCTGTCGAGCGTTGGTTCGACATTTAACAGGCAACGGAAAGTATGAGTTACATGGAGTCGTTTTTGTTGGCCCTTATTCAAGGGCTAACAGAGTTTTTACCTATCTCAAGTTCTGCGCATTTAATATTACCTTCTGCAATTTTGGGCTGGGAAGATCAGGGATTAGCCTTTGATGTCGCGGTACATGTCGGCACTTTAGCGGCAGTTGTGATCTATTTCCGGCAGGAAGTGATTGATCTGCTTAGCGCATTTTTTGCTTCTATTTTTAAAGGTGACCGTAGTAAAGAAGCTAAGCTGGCATGGATGATCATCATCGCAACCATTCCTGCTGCACTATTTGGCTTGTTGATGAAAGACTTTATCGAACTGTATTTACGCAGTGCTTGGGTTATCGCTACAACGACAATCGTATTTGGCTTGCTGCTTTGGTGGGCAGATAAACGCTCTTCACTAACGGATGATGAATACACAGCGGATTGGAAAAAGTCGCTGTTTATTGGTGTTTCTCAGGCGCTTGCAATGATTCCCGGCACGTCGAGATCAGGGATCACTATGACAGCTGCTCTGCATTTAGGTTTTACACGTGAAGCTGCTGCTCGATTTTCTTTCTTAATGTCTATTCCTATTATTTTACTTGCAGGTGGTTATCTAGGTCTCAAGCTCGTAACGAGCGGAGAGCCAGTACATGTTGGATTCCTGCTAACGGGTATAGCTACTTCTTTTGTCAGTGCCTATGTTTGTATCCACTACTTCCTTGCTCTGATTAATCGAATAGGCATGCTGCCATTTGTTATCTATCGATTAACCTTGGGAGTTGTACTATTTGGGTTTTTATTACTAAGTTAACGAGATATCCATTGCTTGTTTCTGTAATATATGTTCCCTAACAATACCCTCAATAGATACAATGTTATGCGAATCTTTACCTTAGCCCTAGTAATCTTACTCGGGTGGTTACAATACGAATTGTGGCTTGGTAAGAATGGTGTTACCGACTACAAACTCGTAAGTAGTGAAATTACTGCTCAGCAAAAAGTGAATACGACTCTAAAAAACCGCAATGAAGAAATGTTTGCGGAAATTGAGGATCTGCGACAAGGGCTCGATGCCATTGAAGAAAGAGCGCGCCACGAGTTAGGTTTGGTTAAAAAAGGTGAGACCTTTTATCGCGTAACGAATGGAGCAAAATCATATGGCAACTGAGCACTCGGTTGTTGCCATTGTACCAGCTGCTGGAGTCGGGAGCCGCATGAAGGCGGATCGTCCGAAACAGTATTTGGCTATCGGCAAGAAAACAATCTTAGAGCACACGGTTGATAAGCTTTTATCGCATCCTAGAGTTTCAAAAGTCGTGATTGCAGTTTCGGATCAGGACCCCTACTACGAGAAGCTGTCGCTTAATGAGTGCAAAGATGTAATTCGAGTTAGTGGAGGCAATGAGCGAGCGGATTCGGTTTTGTCTGCATTGAATTATGTTACTGAAAATCAACTGACTGAGTGGGTCATGGTACATGACGCAGCAAGGCCATGTGTGCGACACTCCGATTTGGATAAGCTAATTCAACAAGCAACTGCGCACCAAGTAGGCGGGATTATGGCTTCACCTGTTCGAGATACGATGAAACGCTCAGGAAAAGGCCAAAATATAGAACATACCGTTGAACGCACCTCCCTTTGGCATGCGTTAACTCCACAGATGTTTCGATCTGAACAGTTGAAATCAGCGCTTGAAAACGCGTTAAACAGTGGAGCTGTCATCACGGATGAAGCCTCAGCAATTGAATGGGCTGGTTTTCAACCGCTGCTTGTTCAAGGTCGAGCAGACAATATCAAGATCACGCAGCCCGAAGATCTTGAACTTGCCACTTTTTACTTAAATCGAGATTAGAGGAATGACAATGATTCGAATCGGTCATGGCTTTGATGTACACAAATTTGGTGGAGAAGGCCCTGTTATTATCGGTGGTGTTTCTGTTCCTTATGAACAGGGTTTAGTCGCCCATTCGGATGGTGATGTAGCCTTGCATGCACTTTGTGATGCATTACTTGGTGCAATCGCCGCAGGTGATATCGGTCGACACTTTCCAGATACTGATGACAAATGGAAAGGAGCTGACAGTCGTGAACTTTTGAAAGAAGTTTACCGACAAGTTAAAGAGCAAGGCTATGTTCTAGGTAACTTGGATATCACTATCATGGCACAAGCTCCCAAAATGGCGCCGCATATTGAAGAAATGTGTACGACAATTGCCACTGATTTGGAAACGGATATTCGAAATGTAAATGTAAAAGCAACAACTACGGAAAAGTTGGGCTTTACGGGCAGAAAAGAAGGCATTGCCACTGAGGCAGTCGTTCTACTTATCAAACGCTAACTGTAACTCTCTATGGCAGCTAAATGCTGCATAGCACCACTATTTCGACGGAAAATTTACATGTCTGATCAATTATCCTCTTTGGCTTACCTATACGGCGCGCCAACTGCTACTGCCACAATCAAAGCAAAACCAGAGCATTTCCAGGTGAGAGAAAATCTAGGTTTTACTTTCGAAGGGCAAGGTGAGCATTTAATGGTTCGCGTGCGTAAAACAGGAGAGAACACAACTTTTGTTGCCAATGAGCTCGCTAAAGCTTGCGGTGTTAAGTCGAAAGATGTCAGTTGGGCAGGTTTAAAAGATCGTCATGCTGTGACAGAGCAGTGGCTAAGCGTTCGTCTACCGAAAGGGGAGCAGCCTGACTTCTCGGCATTTTTGAAACAATACCCTTCAATCGAAATACTGGAAACACAATGGCATAGCAAAAAGCTTCGTCCAGGTGATCTTGTTGGCAATGATTTTACTGTTACGCTATCGGAAGTAAGCGATGTTGAGTCTGTTGAAAAAAGGCTGAAACAAATAGCCCAGCAAGGTGTGCCAAACTATTTTGGTAGTCAACGCTTTGGCAATGATGGCAAGAACATAGATGAGGCTCGCCGCTGGGGAAAAGATAATGTACGTACTCGAAATGCAAACAAGCGTAGCATGTACCTATCTGCTGCTCGTTCTTGGATTTTTAATACAATTTTGTCGGAGAGAATAGAAAAACAGTACTTTAACCAGCTTATTGTTGGCGATATTGCGCAAAAAGACTCTACACTTTCCGATGTAACAGAGCAGAACATAGGGCAGCTTAACCAGTCGTTGCAAAAACGTGACGTAGCGATTACGGCGGCTCTTCCGGGAGACAATGAGCTACCAACAAAGCAACAAGCGCTTGAGCTGGAGCAGAAACATCTAGATGCAGAACCTGATTTGATGTCACTGATTAGAGGCAATAGGATGCGTCATGATAGAAGAGCTATTGCACTTCATCCTGAAAACCTTCAGTGGCAAGTTGAAAAGGACACTGTCACTCTTTCTTTTTCACTGAGTGCCGGCAGTTTTGCTACTTCAATTGTGCGTGAGCTGGCTTTGGCTAGCGAAGCAGAGCGCAGTTACTAACGATTTGAAAAGTAATCGGAACTAATACAGCAAGACAGGGATTACATTGAAAATTCTACTAAGCAACGATGATGGTGTTCATGCAAAGGGGATCCGAATTCTAGCCGAAGAGCTTGCGGACATTGCAGAAATAACTATTGTTGCTCCAGATCGAAACCGTAGTGGAGCTTCAAACTCTCTTACTCTCGAACAACCTCTACGAGTTAATCAAATAGAACCGAACATATATTCGGTGCAAGGAACGCCAACGGATTGTGTTCACTTTGCTTTGAACGAATTGATGAAAGATGATCTGCCTGATCTCTTACTATCTGGCATCAATCATGGTGCGAATCTAGGGGATGATGTACTTTATTCAGGTACGGTAGCAGCTGCCATGGAAGGGCATTTTCTTGGCGTACAATCTATAGCGTTCTCTTTAGTTGGAAAAGTTAACTTTACTACAGCAGCGAAAATCGCCAAACGGTTAGCCGTTCAGCACCTTAGTTTTCCTGTACCAACGAACCGGCTTCTTAATGTGAACGTACCGGATGTTGCAGATGTGCAGTCATTGGAGTTGGAAGTGACACGATTAGGTGCAAGGCACCATGCCGAGCCTATGTTAAAGCAGGTAGATCCTCGAGGGCATGAGATCTATTGGATTGGCCCTCCTGGCAAAGAGCAAGATGCTGGCAACGGCACAGATTTCTATGCGATTGAGCGCGGTCGTGTATCTATAACGCCGCTGCAAGTTGACTTAACTGCTCATGAATCACTCTTAACGATGGAACATTGGTTAAAGGAATCTTAATGACAAACCCGCAAGCAGATAGACTGATGGCTTTTTTAGTCTCTAGTGGTATTCGTGACCAACGAGTATTGGATGCGATATACCGTTTGCCACGCGAAAACTTTGTTTCTCAAGCCATGATGCACCAAGCCTACGACAACAATGCATTGCCTATTGGTCAAGGGCAAACCATATCTCAGCCTTACATTGTTGCGAAAATGACTGAAATGTTGAACTTATCCTATGACAGCAAAGTCTTAGAGATTGGTACTGGATCTGGTTACCAAACCGCTGTACTGGCACAATTAGTTGAACATGTCTTCTCAATAGAGAGGATTAAATCTCTGCAGTGGGATGCCAAAAGGCGCTTAAAACAACTAGATATTTACAATATTTCAACAAAACATGGAGATGGATGGCAGGGCTGGGAAGCGAAAGCACCATTCGATGCCATCATAGTGACTGCAGCGGCAGAATTTGTTCCTGACGCACTATTAGGGCAATTGAGTGAGGGTGGTGTGATGGTTATACCTGTTGGTGATGATGAACAGCAGCTGTTAAAGATCACTCGACATGGTGATGACTTTTCTACTGATATTGTTGAAATGGTTCGATTCGTTCCGCTAGTAGCGGGAGATTTAGCATAAGCATATTTACCTCGAATAACCATGATACGTTGGCCCAATAAAACGCTTTTAATTGGACTTTGCAGTGTGTTAGTTGCGTGCACTGCAAGAACTCCTGCACCTGTATCGGGGCTGCACAAGGATTATGGCTCGATCACTCGTAGTAGTTATCGCGGCAGTTATTACGAAGTAAAGAAAGGAGATACCCTCTATTTTATCTCCTATATCACAGGCAAAGATGTCAAAGATATCATTCGATATAATAACTTAAAGAAACCCTACACAATTCACCCTGGCCAGAAATTAGATTTGTGGCGTCCTGCTTATGTTGCTCCTTCATATGGAGGAGCAGGGACTGGGAAATATACA contains the following coding sequences:
- the rpoD gene encoding RNA polymerase sigma factor RpoD, which gives rise to MDQNPQSQLKLLVIKGKEQGYLTYAEVNDHLPAEIVDSEQVEDIIQMINDMGIKVVETAPDADDLALNDDNTITDEDAAEAAAAALSSVENEIGRTTDPVRMYMREMGTVELLTREGEIDIAKRIEDGINQVQNSVAEYPGTIPYILEQFDKVQAEELRLTDLITGFVDPNDDETTAPTATHIGSELSEQELEDEDEEDVDGEESDDSEEEEEDTGIDPELALEKFTALRNTFQDYQLAVNEHGTESGHASQAQELVQEVFAEFRLTPKQFDHLVNELRTSMDRVRTQERLIMRQAVEYSKMPKKSFIAIFTGNESDEAWLDEVLASDKPYVEKLKGFEDEIRRSVQKLKAIEEETSLTVQSIKDISRRMSIGEAKARRAKKEMVEANLRLVISIAKKYTNRGLQFLDLIQEGNIGLMKAVDKFEYRRGYKFSTYATWWIRQAITRSIADQARTIRIPVHMIETINKLNRISRQMLQEMGREPLPEELAERMQMPEDKIRKVLKIAKEPISMETPIGDDEDSHLGDFIEDTTLELPLDSATSGSLKVATKDVLAGLTPREAKVLRMRFGIDMNTDHTLEEVGKQFDVTRERIRQIEAKALRKLRHPSRSETLRSFLDE
- the dnaG gene encoding DNA primase — encoded protein: MAGHIPRQFIDDLLARLDIVDVIDARVKLKKQGKNYGACCPFHNEKTPSFSVSQEKQFYHCFGCGVHGNAIDFLMEYERLDFVETIEELASLVGAEVPREQRNPNAPQSNQPRANSEQKRNLYDLMASIGQFYRQQLKQSQNRSAIDYLKQRGLSGEIVQKFGIGYISDEWDLIRKNFGQTQETQDMLVSGGMLIENDKGNRYDRFRGRVMFPIRDRRGRVIGFGGRTLGDGTPKYLNSPETPIFHKGKELYGLYEVLQAHREPEQILVVEGYMDVVALAQYGVDYSVASLGTSTTGDHLQVLFRQTNTVVCCYDGDRAGKEAAWRALENALTYLKSGHTLKFLFLPDGEDPDSYIRQHGREAFETKVAEATPLSSYLFDNLIELHQINLGNNEGKSALRAQASNLINKIPDPYFQELLEKILDERTGFDNQLRQKKKPARQVTHNPRKEIKRTPMREVIALLIQNPSYAEMVPDLSSIKELALPGLSLFMEVLEYCNSHPHIKTGQLLEQWRNKENETLLSRLASWNIPLNEDNQEDIFLDSLDNILAQCVEKQIENLQAKARSVGLSTEEKRELQALMLDLKA
- a CDS encoding GatB/YqeY domain-containing protein; this translates as MALIEQLKEEQKSAMKAKDKPRLGTIRLALSAIKQREVDEQITLGDEDIISVLTKMVKQRRDSVAQYESAGRQDLADVEKAEITVLEEFMPQALSEDEVAALVESAITESGAAGMQDMGKVMGVLKPKIQGRADMGKVSGLVRSKLS
- the rpsU gene encoding 30S ribosomal protein S21; the protein is MPVVKVRENEPFDVALRRFKRSCEKAGILSEVRRREHYEKPTTVRKRAKAAAQKRHAKKLARENARRVRLY
- the tsaD gene encoding tRNA (adenosine(37)-N6)-threonylcarbamoyltransferase complex transferase subunit TsaD, which encodes MRIIGIETSCDETGIAIYDDEKGLLSHQLYSQVDLHVDYGGVVPELASRDHVKKTIPLIKAALADANLTSKDIDGVAYTAGPGLVGALMVGASIGRSLAYAWDIPAVPVHHMEGHLLAPMLEDTPPPFPFIALLVSGGHTMLVEVKGIGEYAILGESIDDAAGEAFDKTAKLMGLDYPGGPILSRLAEKGNPGRFKFPRPMTDRPGLDMSFSGLKTFTANTIAANDNDEQTRADIAYAFQEAVCDTLVIKCKRALKQTGMKRIVIAGGVSANKQLRKSLEELANKIGGEVYYPRTEFCTDNGAMIAYAGMQRLKNDEVADLSIQVRPRWPIDELEPIKG
- the plsY gene encoding glycerol-3-phosphate 1-O-acyltransferase PlsY, with amino-acid sequence MTPLTLAIIIFAYLLGSISSAVLICRLLKLPDPRDSGSNNPGATNVLRIGGKKAAIAVLLCDMLKGTIPVWGSYYLGVDSVMLGVIAIAACLGHMYPIFFHFKGGKGVATALGSVAPIGLGLTGLIVATWLTIVVIFRYSSLAAIITVLLTPLYTWMIKPQFTLPVAMLCCLIVLRHHQNIRRLFEGTEPKIGDKEKTAANK
- the folB gene encoding dihydroneopterin aldolase, translating into MDKVFIEQLEAITTIGVYDWEQEIKQKLVLDIEMAHDNRPAGLSDDVQDALDYAKVSEAILTHIESGRFLLVERVAEEIAELIMSTFSVPWIKIRLTKPGAVPQAKGVGVVIERGSL
- the folK gene encoding 2-amino-4-hydroxy-6-hydroxymethyldihydropteridine diphosphokinase; protein product: MIVAYIGVGSNIDPCKHSEVAVSELSKLGCDLKVSTIYECDALGFDGQPFYNFVVELQTNLTLTEFSRRLREIEFDWGRKENSDKYQDRTLDLDLILFGEEISEQNPQIPRVDIYKYPFVIQPLYELCPDRVIPSDSKSIRQVWQDSQQLDSLKPVERWFDI
- a CDS encoding undecaprenyl-diphosphate phosphatase, with protein sequence MSYMESFLLALIQGLTEFLPISSSAHLILPSAILGWEDQGLAFDVAVHVGTLAAVVIYFRQEVIDLLSAFFASIFKGDRSKEAKLAWMIIIATIPAALFGLLMKDFIELYLRSAWVIATTTIVFGLLLWWADKRSSLTDDEYTADWKKSLFIGVSQALAMIPGTSRSGITMTAALHLGFTREAAARFSFLMSIPIILLAGGYLGLKLVTSGEPVHVGFLLTGIATSFVSAYVCIHYFLALINRIGMLPFVIYRLTLGVVLFGFLLLS